In Mercurialis annua linkage group LG5, ddMerAnnu1.2, whole genome shotgun sequence, a single genomic region encodes these proteins:
- the LOC126683128 gene encoding lysine-specific demethylase JMJ29-like isoform X5 — protein MKKSENEDQIKENAAIKIYASVAQDDASCYKKRPRTTEYANEVKPKRNREYTEKVCLMCHQCQRSDRGRVVRCRLCRTKRYCIPCLTSWYPKMTEEEVGNACPVCLGICNCTACLRDTSTYRLSHLRALNVNKDKKLEHCKYLVQVLLPFLRELDEDQLMEKDIEARGRGMSPADIEIQNANCLNNERIICDKCRTSIFDYHRSCSNCFSDICLVCCREIRHGYLQRIDQEVIMEYIDRGFEYLHGKEGIYKTTDKLPLENGSEIHGSNSGWKANEDGSIACHCGIGNLELKCLFSRNWVSELLKRAKDVRDAYELDLVKIPSKQGACLNPHGDVDIGNSQLLKAASREDSNDNFLYNPRAISIKEKDFTHFQYHWMRAEPVIVSNVLETATGLSWEPMVMQRVFCQISKKKHDTLLDMKAFECLDWCEVNTNVRKFFDGYLHGQYDQKNWPQLLKLKVRHSTKFDELFPRHGAEFTLCLPFKEYTHPENGPLNLAARLPQDSLKPDIKTYIAYGCAQELGRGDSVTKLHCDMSDVVNVLTHTAEVILRPDKLTAIERLKKAHRKQDLSELYRSNQVSEQDADAEMQNDCQDLRELYGSNQVSEQDANAEMQNDCVGTSIDKGRPDEGGAVWDIFRREDVPKLQEYLNKHFKEFRHMHCCLLQKIVHPIHDQTIYMTLEHKRKLKEEYGIEPWTFIQKLGDAVFIPAGCPHQVRNLKSCIKVALDFVSPESVGECIRLTEELRSLPQNHPAKEDKLEVKEMYLHALKWAVDVLEDMEDHHILNLLKKTQAASFSITWPLNIRPLKVDNPSKPNFDIPISFIEAASAATPHRRKFKRQGKKRVCRHFESFQGISTFRDTSHNPVEVDNDVSESSKEISIEASIKEEGAELTGESEKEETSRSQDKNEDGEKDILSHPAGSSSLANEYASRDRSASGTSVSSDEPVDDDPISQINKLSAIVAEDQQLHDFSFMDDIIVPKASASYISHLDEIEGATLAIRQILSLDISQITDSQRVLFLSALKFFQNVKGSAINPDIENQAGSLLISWKSHEESESSSIRELEALRVGSKTYEALGKKKEEMADKIRAINIEGQRLEAEIKKMEGMIQELRSRQVKLVEECKPLSEHYQELMTEFKPLHSAFEPKKKEMVSLVELCRKACEGKNGCKVQWDTLKQLLLDSLLPSL, from the exons ATGAAGAAGAGTGAGAATGAAGATCAAATTAAAGAGAATGCTGCCATAAAAATCTACGCTTCTGTTGCACAAGACGATGCAAGTTGTTACAAGAAGAGACCAAGAACTACAGAGTATGCAAATGAAGTTAAACCTAAGCGCAATAGGGag TACACAGAAAAGGTTTGCTTAATGTGCCATCAGTGCCAGAGGAGTGACAGGGGCAGGGTCGTCCGTTGCCGGCTTTGCAGGACGAAGCGATACTGCATTCCGTGCCTGACTAGCTG GTATCCTAAGATGACCGAGGAAGAAGTTGGCAATGCTTGTCCAGTTTGTCTTGGAATTTGCAATTGTACAGCTTGCTTGCGTGATACTTCAACATAC CGCCTGAGTCATCTACGAGCGCTGAATGTCAATAAAGATAAGAAACTAGAGCACTGTAAATATTTAGTCCAAGTTCTTCTTCCCTTCCTGAGGGAGTTAGATGAAGATCAATTAATGGAGAAAGATATAGAAGCTAGGGGAAGAG GTATGTCCCCTGCAGATATAGAGATACAAAATGCTAATTGTCTTAACAATGAGCGCATCATCTG CGACAAGTGCCGAACATCTATCTTTGATTATCACAGAAGCTGTTCAAACTGCTTTTCTGATATCTGCCTTGTCTGTTGCCGAGAGATCCGTCATGGATACCTTCAGAGAATTGACCAGGAAGTGATTATGGAGTATATTGATAGAGGGTTTGAATATTTGCATGGTAAAGAGGGAATATATAAGACAACAGATAAATTACCATTGGAAAATGGATCTGAAATTCATGGGTCAAATTCAGGATGGAAAGCGAACGAGGATGGAAGCATTGCTTGTCATTGTGGTATTGGAAATTTAGAACTGAAATGTTTGTTCTCTAGAAATTGGGTTTCTGAGCTTTTAAAGAGAGCAAAAGATGTTAGAGATGCTTATGAACTCGACCTGGTTAAAATTCCATCAAAGCAAGGTGCGTGTTTGAATCCCCATGGAGATGTTGACATAGGGAATAGTCAATTGTTAAAAGCAGCATCTCGAGAGGACTCTAATGACAATTTTCTGTACAATCCAAGGGCCATAAGTATCAAAGAGAAGGATTTTACCCATTTCCAATACCATTGGATGAGAGCCGAGCCTGTGATTGTTAGCAATGTTCTCGAGACTGCAACTGGGTTGAGTTGGGAGCCAATGGTCATGCAGCGTGTATTCTGCCAGATAAGCAAAAAAAAACACGACACACTATTGGATATGAAGGCCTTTGAATGCTTGGATTGGTGTGAG GTAAATACTAATGTTCGCAAATTCTTTGATGGATACTTGCATGGCCAATATGACCAAAAGAACTGGCCTCAATTACTTAAATTGAAAGTTCGGCATTCTACTAAGTTTGATGAACTTTTTCCCCGACATGGTGCTGAATTTACTCTTTGTTTGCCCTTTAAAGAGTATACACATCCTGAGAATGGACCTTTGAACCTCGCTGCCAGATTGCCGCAAGATTCTTTGAAGCCAGATATAAAGACATATATTGCTTATGGATGCGCTCAAGAACTTGGACGTGGAGATTCTGTGACCAAGCTTCACTGTGACATGTCGGATGTG GTAAATGTGTTGACACATACAGCTGAAGTGATCCTTAGACCTGATAAACTTACTGCTATAGAAAGACTTAAAAAAGCGCACAGGAAACAAGATCTTAGTGAACTTTATCGAAGCAATCAGGTTTCGGAACAAGATGCTGATGCTGAAATGCAGAATGATTGTCAAGATCTTAGAGAACTTTATGGAAGCAATCAGGTTTCGGAACAAGATGCTAATGCTGAAATGCAGAATGATTGTGTTGGCACTTCAATTGACAAAGGGAGGCCAGATGAGGGAGGAGCTGTTTGGGATATCTTTCGGAGAGAAGATGTGCCTAAGTTGCAGGAATATCTTAACAAGCACTTCAAAGAGTTTAGGCACATGCACTGTTGCCTGTTGCAGAAG ATTGTTCATCCTATTCATGATCAGACCATATATATGACTCTAGAGCATAAGAGGAAGCTGAAAGAGGAATATG GCATTGAGCCATGGACATTTATCCAAAAACTTGGTGATGCAGTCTTTATTCCTGCAGGCTGTCCACATCAAGTGAGAAACTTGAAG TCGTGTATAAAGGTGGCATTGGACTTTGTTTCACCAGAAAGTGTTGGTGAGTGCATCCGATTGACAGAGGAACTCCGTTCGTTGCCCCAAAACCATCCAGCCAAAGAGGACAAGCTGGAG GTTAAGGAAATGTATCTTCATGCTTTGAAATGGGCTGTTGATGTTTTGGAGGATATGGAAGA CCATCACATCTTAAATTTGCTAAAGAAAACTCAAGCTGCTTCTTTCAGTATCACATG GCCATTGAATATTAGGCCTTTAAAAGTTGATAATCCAAGTAAACCAAATTTTGATATTCCTATCTCCTTTATTGAAGCGGCATCTGCag CCACTCCTCATCGAAGAAAATTTAAAAGGCAAGGGAAAAAAAGAGTATGCAGACATTTTGAAAGTTTTCAAGGAATCTCAACATTTAGAGACACCTCGCACAATCCTGTTGAGGTAGATAATGATGTCTCGGAATCAAGCAAAGAGATATCCATAGAAGCTTCAATAAAGGAGGAAGGAGCTGAATTGACCG GTGAATctgaaaaagaagaaacttCTAGAAGTCAAG ATAAAAATGAAGATGGAGAGAAAGATATACTCTCACATCCCGCGGGTTCATCCTCTTTAGCCAATGAGTATGCATCTCGAGATAGATCTGCTTCTGGCACCTCTGTATCATCTGATGAGCCCGTTGATGAT GATCCCATTTCGCAAATTAACAAGCTTTCCGCCATTGTGGCGGAGGATCAACAACTTCACGACTTTAGTTTTATGGATGACATTATTGTTCCTAAAGCTAGTGCATCTTATATTTCTCATCTCGATGAGATTGAGGGAGCGACTCTTGCGATTAGACAGATTCTCAGCCTTGACATTTCACAGATTACAGATTCTCAGAGAGTTTTATTCCTTTCAGCTCTCAAATTTTTTCAGAATGTGAAGGGTTCCGCCATCAATCCTGATATTGAGAATCAAGCAGGCAGCCTATTGATATCTTGGAAATCCCACGAGGAATCAGAATCAAGCAGCATCCGAGAATTGGAGGCTCTCAGGGTGGGAAGCAAAACATACGAGGCTCTAGGGAAAAAGAAAGAGGAAATGGCCGATAAAATCCGAGCTATCAATATAGAGGGCCAGAGACTTGAGGCAGAAATAAAGAAAATGGAGGGTATGATTCAGGAACTGAGGTCTCGGCAGGTTAAACTTGTTGAGGAGTGCAAACCTTTGAGTGAGCATTATCAGGAGTTGATGACCGAATTTAAGCCTCTTCACAGTGCATTCGAACCCAAGAAAAAAGAGATGGTCTCATTGGTGGAACTTTGTAGAAAAGCTTGTGAAGGCAAGAATGGTTGTAAGGTTCAGTGGGATACACTCAAGCAATTACTCCTTGATTCACTTCTTCCGTCTCTCTGA